One Oryza sativa Japonica Group chromosome 8, ASM3414082v1 DNA window includes the following coding sequences:
- the LOC136351413 gene encoding uncharacterized protein has product MVCLLLFFLLHLSVCHATSRNHRRLFAAAPAASPSTAALYGDDDITAAMHVWRSPRRYMRAAVEEKRGSPAPAPLPDGALGLQPGGVEGAAAAARTTEEEAAGAGAAMAPFPAAADVGGKDDGDSGDGGGSDGAADDAGVDYAPPKTHPPSHN; this is encoded by the exons ATGGTctgtctcctcctcttcttcctcctccacctctccgtCTGCCACGCCACCAGCCgcaaccaccgccgcctcttcgccgccgctccggccgcttcgccgtcgacggcggcgctgtacggcgacgacgacattaCCGCCGCCATG CACGTGTGGAGGTCTCCCCGGAGGTACatgcgggcggcggtggaggagaagcggggatcgccggcgccggcgccgctgccggaCGGCGCCCTGGGGCTGCAGCCCGGCGGCGTCGAgggtgcggctgcggcggcgaggacgacggaggaagaggccgccggagccggagccgcgaTGGCGCCGTTCCCGGCGGCCGCGGACGTCGGCGGGAAAGATGATGGTgattccggcgacggcggcggcagcgatggCGCAGCGGACGACGCCGGCGTCGACTACGCGCCGCCCAAGACGCATCCTCCGTCTCACAACTGA